A DNA window from Candidatus Wallbacteria bacterium contains the following coding sequences:
- a CDS encoding TlpA disulfide reductase family protein, producing MKLFLLFLFLSFILPTWGHNFPGKADQKILGSNEQAKNFTLPYYDTQSKKFNLKENYPASNLVFVFFASWCSHCQKDIPGIDSIKDKYPGTKFIAVNAMETADEIKAFFKKFNLSLPCLMDEKGDVIKLYGITGIPAFLVLNKSGEQLMLGNFSIVELESLLKNLRFQKPGKGDTSRPEEEGCHDGICPIPKF from the coding sequence ATGAAGTTGTTCCTTCTTTTTTTATTTCTAAGCTTCATTTTACCCACCTGGGGTCACAATTTTCCGGGCAAAGCTGACCAGAAGATTCTCGGCTCAAACGAGCAGGCCAAGAATTTCACACTTCCCTATTATGACACTCAAAGTAAAAAATTCAATCTCAAGGAAAATTATCCTGCCAGCAACCTTGTTTTCGTGTTTTTCGCCAGCTGGTGCAGCCACTGCCAGAAAGATATTCCTGGAATAGACTCCATCAAGGATAAATATCCTGGTACAAAATTCATAGCTGTCAATGCCATGGAAACGGCAGATGAAATCAAGGCGTTCTTCAAAAAATTCAATCTCTCTCTCCCCTGCCTGATGGACGAAAAGGGTGATGTAATCAAGCTTTACGGCATCACCGGAATTCCGGCTTTCCTGGTGCTGAATAAGAGCGGAGAGCAGCTGATGCTGGGCAATTTCTCCATCGTTGAGCTCGAATCACTTCTTAAGAATTTGCGATTTCAAAAGCCCGGAAAAGGCGACACCTCGCGTCCGGAAGAGGAAGGCTGCCACGACGGGATCTGCCCGATACCCAAGTTCTAA
- a CDS encoding TlyA family RNA methyltransferase has translation MKKRVDLLLTDLGLTRSREEAKALIMRGDVLLGDQRVDKPSHQVALEDAGRLRLKERLKYVSRGGLKLERALTEFKIEATGKTCLDVGASTGGFTDCLLQNGAAKIYAVDVGYGQLDFKLRKDPRVVLLERRNFRYLERSEVDSDLDFISADVSFISLRLLISKFLEFSLTSTELVMLVKPQFEVGKADVEKGVVRDRELHLRTLSEVTGDLRAAGFRLRGATHSPITGPKGNIEFLLHLGLSGLDSPVDFSDIIKKAWFELYDKGT, from the coding sequence ATGAAAAAAAGAGTGGATTTATTACTAACTGACCTGGGCCTGACCAGATCCAGGGAAGAAGCCAAGGCACTGATCATGAGGGGCGATGTTTTGCTCGGTGACCAGAGGGTCGACAAGCCGTCGCATCAAGTGGCTCTTGAAGATGCCGGCAGGCTCAGGCTCAAAGAGAGACTGAAATATGTCTCCCGGGGCGGCTTGAAGCTCGAACGTGCTCTCACTGAATTCAAAATCGAGGCAACCGGGAAAACCTGCCTGGACGTGGGTGCTTCTACAGGAGGTTTCACAGATTGTCTGCTCCAGAATGGAGCTGCAAAAATTTACGCTGTCGATGTCGGATACGGGCAGCTTGATTTCAAATTAAGGAAAGATCCGCGTGTGGTTTTACTGGAACGGAGAAATTTCCGTTATCTTGAAAGATCCGAAGTCGATTCGGATCTGGATTTCATCTCAGCCGATGTTTCCTTTATTTCCTTGAGACTTCTGATTTCCAAATTCCTGGAATTTTCTCTGACTTCCACTGAACTGGTGATGCTTGTCAAACCTCAGTTCGAAGTTGGAAAAGCCGATGTGGAGAAGGGAGTGGTACGCGACCGGGAACTGCATCTGCGCACCCTGTCTGAAGTGACAGGGGATTTACGCGCCGCAGGCTTCAGATTGAGAGGAGCAACTCATTCTCCGATCACTGGCCCCAAGGGAAATATCGAGTTCCTCCTGCACCTCGGGCTGTCAGGGCTTGATTCCCCCGTTGATTTCAGCGATATTATAAAGAAAGCTTGGTTTGAACTATATGACAAAGGAACTTGA
- a CDS encoding NAD(+)/NADH kinase yields MTKELEFKKIGLFVNPARPSTADCSIKIRHWLELNRVSYEYFNDYPLFSDWPDKGCRYSHLDLAIVLGGDGTFLNVARAMALSDVPLFGINVGRLGFLTEIDFRDVEERLSDVLAKRFQLQKRYFLKVTVYERETRKSFIAINDAVISRARHARLIKIEIRLQDQVVESYRGDGVIFSSATGSTGYSLSAGGPVAYPEMRTIIVTPIAPHSLSCRPIVMPPGAVLSARAEEAQDDVLLTIDGVSGIQLGPESCVEILSPSTFINVLTFKEINFFSVLRKKLGN; encoded by the coding sequence ATGACAAAGGAACTTGAATTCAAGAAAATTGGACTGTTCGTCAACCCTGCCCGGCCGAGTACCGCTGACTGCTCGATTAAAATCAGGCACTGGCTGGAGCTGAATCGGGTTTCATACGAGTATTTCAACGATTATCCGCTGTTTTCAGACTGGCCTGACAAAGGCTGTCGTTATAGCCATCTGGACCTCGCCATTGTGCTGGGCGGGGATGGGACTTTTCTGAATGTAGCCAGAGCCATGGCTCTCTCTGATGTACCCCTCTTCGGTATTAATGTTGGGAGGCTCGGGTTCCTTACCGAAATTGACTTCAGGGATGTGGAGGAAAGGCTTTCGGACGTCTTGGCAAAGCGTTTTCAGCTGCAGAAACGCTATTTTCTGAAGGTGACTGTCTACGAAAGAGAAACCAGGAAGAGCTTCATTGCGATTAATGACGCGGTGATTTCCCGTGCCAGGCATGCCAGGCTGATCAAGATCGAGATCAGGCTGCAGGACCAGGTGGTGGAGAGCTACCGCGGCGATGGAGTGATCTTCTCTTCCGCCACCGGTTCCACCGGGTACTCCCTTTCTGCAGGCGGCCCGGTAGCCTACCCTGAAATGCGTACGATCATAGTCACTCCAATCGCGCCCCATTCGCTCAGCTGCAGGCCGATCGTGATGCCGCCGGGTGCAGTCCTTTCAGCCAGGGCCGAAGAGGCACAGGATGATGTATTGCTGACGATTGACGGCGTTTCGGGCATCCAACTGGGACCTGAAAGCTGCGTGGAAATACTCTCACCCTCGACTTTCATCAATGTCCTGACTTTCAAAGAGATCAATTTTTTCTCTGTCCTGCGGAAAAAACTTGGGAACTGA
- a CDS encoding PHP domain-containing protein: MEIVADLHLHTNCSDGLLSPEKMVNMAFEFGLSACSITDHDTVDGLESAIEKGRKIGVEVIPGIELNTDGPGGEVHILGYYIPHQDPVFLEELKILKQARVVRMKKMLENMKKIGITVYLEEILHEAGNAPPGRPHLARVLVKNGFSFSFEDAFRRYLEKGKPGYEPHFHKLTPKTAIQLIKRFNGLAVIAHPFTSSYGEAEIKGLLPYGLDGIEVFHSKHNSMTEKEYFLITDKYHLLATGGSDCHGEQTVCGLLVGKYGLTAEHFNNFKSKARC, translated from the coding sequence ATGGAAATTGTAGCTGATCTCCATCTTCATACAAACTGCTCGGACGGTCTGTTAAGCCCGGAAAAAATGGTTAACATGGCATTTGAATTTGGACTTTCGGCATGTTCCATTACCGACCATGACACCGTCGATGGGCTTGAATCCGCCATTGAGAAAGGACGGAAAATCGGGGTAGAGGTGATTCCTGGGATTGAATTGAATACTGATGGACCGGGGGGAGAAGTCCATATTCTGGGCTATTACATTCCCCATCAGGATCCGGTGTTCCTGGAAGAGCTTAAAATTCTGAAGCAGGCCAGGGTAGTGCGGATGAAGAAAATGCTTGAAAACATGAAAAAAATCGGGATCACCGTCTATCTCGAGGAAATTCTTCATGAAGCGGGAAATGCTCCTCCAGGCAGGCCACACCTGGCCAGAGTGCTTGTAAAAAATGGTTTTTCATTCTCATTTGAAGACGCTTTCCGCCGATACCTTGAGAAAGGGAAACCCGGGTATGAGCCGCATTTCCATAAACTGACACCGAAAACAGCCATCCAGCTGATCAAGAGATTCAACGGTCTTGCGGTGATTGCCCATCCCTTCACCAGCAGTTACGGGGAGGCTGAGATTAAAGGGCTCCTTCCTTACGGGCTTGATGGGATCGAAGTTTTCCACAGCAAGCATAACAGCATGACGGAAAAGGAATACTTCTTGATCACTGACAAATACCATCTCCTTGCAACAGGCGGCTCAGACTGCCACGGAGAGCAAACGGTATGCGGACTTCTTGTCGGCAAGTACGGTCTTACTGCTGAACATTTCAATAATTTCAAATCAAAAGCGAGGTGTTAA
- a CDS encoding NB-ARC domain-containing protein, whose product MSQLPFTTANFFGREQELDHLMSGFPGHKVIVISGIPGIGKTSLGLSFAGRLNAKKAYQDRIFWITCKNGWDLDDLSTEIAQKIKEIYGIRTEISSGSKIPEKIVRILDENSLILFIDDFHLVSDQLSGRFVETVLSGLKKGKLVILSRKRAETYGVNDPDYLILNLEGMSFQDSSRMMDSYFELHEMDKLPERLKHELYRKIRGHSFSLKLMISLLVSGGYSPQYLLENPSDYLAERNRYLLDRVWERLSGKDKEIVSRLSVLRIPVFPDRLPHPDNAGTRRSMKNLRNNYLVEVNHSGAVSVHDLFKEYTDRIMDQAEKKKHHFEAALKFSQADSTPVELLEAFYHFVQAEIPERAVDTALEIHKKLLILGEKTESFDTVLAQALKLSSGYRGQEIFRARIEYLLSRKITQEVESLIASLSSKTERDLLTAELKFCLSNYSEAAEFYRKALTKLQSTEDRVGALTQLGLAYNYLGNVELSAEHLEQAIGEVDQISTPLFRARVFTSYSIFLTYRGRIEDSLKYLELAEQIFRDSGATEQLAFTLRQKAYNLRELCRREEAVVTLRRAIRIHKKIRALRDLMRDYSLLACTFTLLKRYKDSIRILRKALKTASKFSWTFEQASLQRGVGEVCTYTGDNAEAELSFKKALELYEKIDFPTNKIWAHQLYAQFLLINNEPARALPHLELAGKFSEQSDNRELLVYFYYFMARAKGMLLETETEKFYLQHFRTTMEQFSPGYQRWINYGLELAEDAFNKAHENCIFLTSKGRNIVSFKELEVSCRRKNGFEIFIDFINHEMLLKGRIVKIFQRQKLCSLLLELVREPGAVLRTPEIFELVFGNKYEQESDGNSVRNAIYQLRLLLRDNKNEHFIRSSPEKGSYFFNLHTDFCIVLPQDSRKRD is encoded by the coding sequence ATGTCCCAATTGCCTTTCACCACAGCCAATTTTTTCGGCAGGGAACAGGAACTTGATCATCTGATGTCAGGCTTTCCCGGTCACAAAGTGATTGTGATCTCCGGTATACCTGGAATCGGAAAAACCTCGCTGGGTCTTAGTTTCGCAGGCCGCCTCAACGCCAAAAAGGCGTACCAGGATCGGATTTTCTGGATCACCTGCAAGAATGGCTGGGACCTGGACGACCTTTCGACTGAAATCGCTCAGAAAATCAAGGAAATATACGGAATCAGGACAGAAATCTCCTCAGGCTCAAAGATTCCAGAAAAGATCGTCAGAATCCTGGATGAAAATTCACTGATCCTGTTCATCGACGATTTTCATCTGGTTTCGGATCAGCTTTCCGGCCGTTTTGTAGAGACAGTCCTTTCAGGCTTGAAGAAAGGGAAACTTGTGATCCTGTCCCGCAAACGGGCCGAAACATACGGCGTCAATGATCCTGATTATCTGATCCTGAATCTGGAAGGAATGAGCTTCCAGGATTCTTCCAGAATGATGGACTCCTATTTTGAACTGCATGAAATGGATAAACTGCCTGAACGCTTAAAACATGAATTGTACCGGAAAATCCGGGGGCATTCTTTTTCACTCAAACTGATGATCAGCCTCCTGGTGTCGGGCGGATATTCCCCGCAGTATCTGCTGGAAAATCCTTCTGACTACCTGGCAGAACGAAACAGATATCTGCTGGACAGGGTCTGGGAGAGACTTTCCGGAAAAGACAAGGAGATAGTATCCCGCCTTTCTGTCCTCAGAATCCCGGTTTTCCCTGATAGGCTGCCTCACCCTGACAATGCTGGAACCAGGCGCAGCATGAAAAACCTGAGGAACAACTACCTGGTTGAAGTGAATCATTCAGGTGCCGTTTCAGTGCATGATCTGTTCAAAGAATACACCGACAGGATCATGGATCAGGCTGAAAAGAAGAAACATCATTTCGAGGCTGCTCTGAAGTTCAGTCAAGCCGATTCAACCCCTGTCGAACTGCTGGAAGCGTTTTATCATTTCGTCCAGGCTGAAATCCCGGAAAGGGCAGTAGACACGGCTCTGGAAATCCACAAGAAACTCCTGATTCTCGGGGAGAAAACCGAGAGCTTCGATACTGTGCTCGCACAGGCATTGAAACTCTCGTCCGGCTACAGGGGGCAAGAGATCTTCAGAGCCAGAATCGAATACCTGTTATCCAGAAAGATTACTCAAGAAGTGGAAAGCCTGATTGCTTCCCTCAGTTCAAAAACAGAGCGCGACCTGTTGACGGCTGAGCTTAAGTTCTGCCTCTCTAACTACTCTGAAGCTGCAGAATTTTACAGGAAGGCATTGACAAAGCTCCAGTCAACAGAAGACAGAGTCGGTGCCCTGACTCAACTCGGGCTGGCTTATAATTACCTGGGCAATGTTGAACTCTCAGCCGAACACCTGGAGCAGGCGATCGGGGAGGTGGATCAGATTTCCACTCCTCTGTTCAGAGCCAGGGTTTTTACCAGTTATTCAATTTTCCTGACATACAGAGGCAGGATCGAAGATTCCCTGAAATATCTCGAGCTCGCCGAACAGATTTTCAGGGATTCTGGAGCCACGGAACAGCTGGCTTTCACGCTGCGCCAGAAAGCTTACAATCTACGCGAACTCTGCAGAAGGGAAGAGGCGGTGGTGACCTTGAGGCGTGCCATCCGCATCCACAAGAAAATCCGTGCTTTACGGGATCTGATGAGGGATTACAGCTTACTGGCATGCACTTTCACTCTGCTGAAACGATACAAGGATTCGATCAGGATTCTCAGGAAAGCCCTGAAAACCGCCTCCAAGTTCAGCTGGACCTTTGAACAGGCCAGCCTGCAGCGGGGAGTAGGTGAGGTCTGTACTTATACCGGTGACAACGCCGAGGCTGAACTCAGCTTCAAAAAAGCCCTGGAACTATATGAAAAAATTGATTTTCCCACCAACAAGATTTGGGCACACCAGCTTTACGCTCAGTTTCTGCTGATCAATAACGAGCCTGCCCGCGCTCTGCCGCATCTCGAACTTGCGGGGAAATTCTCGGAACAGAGCGACAACCGGGAGTTGCTGGTTTACTTTTATTATTTCATGGCCAGGGCTAAAGGAATGCTTCTGGAAACGGAAACCGAAAAATTTTACCTGCAGCACTTCCGGACTACCATGGAGCAGTTTTCGCCAGGATATCAGCGCTGGATAAATTATGGTCTGGAACTTGCCGAGGATGCCTTCAACAAAGCGCACGAAAACTGTATCTTTCTTACTTCCAAGGGCAGAAACATTGTCTCCTTCAAAGAGCTTGAGGTGAGCTGCAGAAGAAAAAACGGATTTGAGATTTTCATTGATTTCATCAATCATGAAATGCTGCTGAAGGGAAGGATTGTGAAGATATTCCAGCGCCAGAAGCTTTGCAGCCTGCTGCTTGAACTGGTCCGTGAACCTGGTGCAGTTCTTCGGACTCCTGAAATTTTCGAACTGGTATTTGGGAATAAATACGAGCAGGAGAGTGACGGGAACTCAGTCAGGAACGCGATTTACCAGTTGCGGCTATTGCTGAGGGACAACAAGAACGAGCACTTCATCCGGTCTTCACCGGAAAAGGGCAGCTATTTCTTTAACCTGCACACTGATTTCTGCATCGTGCTGCCACAGGATTCAAGAAAACGGGATTAA
- a CDS encoding PhoH family protein encodes MKKRFILDTNVLIHDPEAFLCFEDNEVIIPMIVIEELDHLKSRPGTVGQNARRTIKNLEAMRKLGSLHDGIIMKEGGFLKIEWSFHAVQNIPETMDPHKPDNQIIAVAQEYSGQDSSIPVVIVSKDTNVRIKADALGLRAEDYETDKANVAEIFKGFEIIEVQKKIIDQFYQSYELKLEDHLFFANQCVLLRTKNASHSVLTKYCVERDRLIPLFHISAKPWGIEPRNLEQRFAIELLLADDVKLVTLLGSAGTGKTLLALAAGLQKILDEKVYKRMLVARPIVPMGKDIGYLPGSKDEKLTSWMQPITDNLDLLFGADVRKEYNYLYENGLIQIEALTYIRGRSLPNSFIIIDEAQNLTPHEIKTIITRAGENSKIVLTGDPFQIDNQYLDESSNGLSFVAERFKSHAIAGHIVLMKGERSKLASIAAQLL; translated from the coding sequence ATGAAGAAGCGTTTCATACTGGATACCAACGTGCTGATCCACGATCCGGAAGCTTTTCTGTGTTTTGAGGACAATGAGGTGATCATCCCGATGATCGTAATCGAGGAGCTGGATCACCTCAAGAGCAGGCCAGGCACAGTCGGGCAGAACGCCCGCCGGACCATCAAGAATCTCGAAGCCATGCGTAAGCTTGGCAGCCTCCATGACGGAATCATCATGAAGGAAGGTGGATTTCTCAAGATCGAATGGAGTTTCCATGCGGTCCAGAACATCCCTGAAACAATGGACCCTCACAAACCTGACAATCAGATCATTGCAGTGGCCCAGGAATACTCGGGTCAGGACAGTTCCATTCCAGTAGTGATCGTTTCAAAGGACACCAATGTCCGGATCAAAGCCGATGCCCTTGGGTTGCGCGCAGAAGACTATGAGACAGACAAGGCAAATGTGGCGGAAATTTTCAAGGGTTTTGAGATCATCGAAGTGCAGAAAAAGATCATCGATCAGTTCTATCAGAGTTACGAACTGAAACTGGAAGATCATCTGTTTTTCGCCAACCAGTGCGTTCTGCTCAGGACCAAGAACGCTTCCCATTCAGTTCTCACCAAATACTGCGTGGAGAGAGACCGCCTGATTCCGCTCTTCCATATCAGCGCCAAGCCGTGGGGAATCGAACCCAGAAACCTGGAGCAGCGCTTCGCGATCGAACTCCTGCTCGCTGATGATGTAAAACTCGTCACTCTGCTCGGTTCAGCCGGCACCGGAAAAACCCTGCTCGCCCTGGCCGCCGGATTACAGAAAATCCTGGACGAAAAAGTCTACAAGCGGATGCTGGTGGCACGTCCGATCGTGCCCATGGGTAAGGACATCGGCTATCTGCCTGGCAGTAAGGACGAAAAGCTCACTTCCTGGATGCAGCCGATCACGGATAATCTTGATCTTCTGTTTGGGGCTGATGTGCGTAAAGAATATAATTATTTATACGAAAACGGGCTGATTCAGATTGAAGCCCTCACATATATCCGCGGACGCTCACTGCCGAACAGTTTCATCATTATTGACGAGGCTCAGAACCTTACTCCGCACGAGATCAAGACCATCATCACCCGTGCCGGAGAAAATTCCAAGATTGTTCTGACAGGCGATCCATTTCAGATTGATAATCAGTATCTGGATGAATCCAGCAACGGGCTGTCATTTGTGGCGGAGCGCTTCAAGTCTCACGCCATTGCCGGGCATATTGTACTGATGAAAGGGGAACGTTCCAAGCTGGCATCGATTGCCGCACAACTGCTTTGA
- a CDS encoding class I SAM-dependent methyltransferase, which produces MYRYFSEYYDLIMADVEYEEWIGYLQQLIELSETKVESVLELGCGTGNVLLELERQLDFKLMVGLDESFEMVNRARNKALQCDSRCRFLVSRMQSFCLNRRFDLILCLFDTLNYLIDEHSLRQTLVNTYRSLSDRKLLIFDTITMRKLQNLFPGGSLGKDNGDWAYIWESQCLQLNKIYNIKSTFFQRSEGKTFFKHVENHAKRIYTIDELKTVLTEMNFEILGIYDAYKFKIPDERSERVFFLCRKGGF; this is translated from the coding sequence ATGTATAGGTATTTTTCTGAGTATTATGACCTGATTATGGCTGATGTCGAATATGAGGAATGGATCGGATATCTGCAGCAGCTGATCGAACTTTCCGAAACCAAAGTGGAAAGTGTACTGGAACTTGGCTGTGGTACCGGGAACGTCTTGCTGGAATTGGAAAGACAGCTTGATTTTAAATTGATGGTGGGACTGGACGAGAGTTTTGAAATGGTGAACAGAGCCAGGAACAAGGCTCTACAGTGCGATTCCAGATGCCGTTTCCTGGTTTCCAGAATGCAGAGTTTCTGCCTGAACCGGCGCTTTGATCTGATCCTTTGTCTGTTCGACACTTTGAATTACCTGATTGACGAGCACAGCCTTCGACAGACTCTGGTGAACACCTATCGAAGCCTCTCAGACAGGAAACTTCTGATCTTCGATACAATCACCATGCGTAAGCTTCAGAACCTTTTTCCAGGCGGTTCTCTCGGAAAAGACAATGGAGACTGGGCATATATCTGGGAAAGCCAGTGCCTGCAGTTAAATAAAATTTACAATATCAAGAGCACATTTTTCCAACGCAGTGAAGGTAAAACTTTTTTCAAACACGTTGAGAACCATGCCAAAAGAATATATACTATCGATGAGCTCAAAACAGTATTAACGGAAATGAACTTTGAAATTCTCGGGATCTACGATGCCTATAAATTCAAAATCCCTGACGAGCGATCTGAAAGGGTATTCTTCCTCTGCCGCAAAGGAGGCTTTTAG